Proteins found in one Triticum urartu cultivar G1812 chromosome 4, Tu2.1, whole genome shotgun sequence genomic segment:
- the LOC125551186 gene encoding probable carboxylesterase 12 isoform X1, which produces MILWRNSWWCWSTALLFSPPSIWLAPIFSACLRCSLAEHQKEKLQAKAGVMDPGSDIIEYERPGVVRVYKSGRVERFDGTDTNTVPPCPSGDPAKCVASKDVVLDASANISARLYIPAAEPGKKLPVVVYFHGGGFLVQTPASPFYHAYTASLAAAAPAVVVSVNYRLAPEDRLPAAYDDAFAALKAVVASCRPDGVEPWLAAHGDASRVVLAGDSAGGNIAHNTAIRLRKERIEGYGDGVSGVALLHSYFWGTEQVGGEPTDAAYRGEFERLWDVACGSQFGPDHPYINPATSPGEWSQLGCGRVLVTTAELCWFVDRARAYAEGIKACGWDGEVEFHETKGEEHVYFLFKSGCDNAVKELAVVADFVGRC; this is translated from the exons ATGATTCTATGGAGAAACAGTTGGTGGTGCTGGTCCACCGCCCTACTATTCTCACCACCTTCAATCTGGTTAGCACCAATCTTCTCTGCTTGCCTCCGTTGCAGTCTTGCAGAGCACCAAAAGGAAAAG CTTCAAGCCAAGGCCGGCGTCATGGACCCTGGCTCCGACATCATCGAGTACGAGAGGCCCGGCGTCGTGCGCGTGTACAAGAGCGGCCGCGTCGAGCGCTTCGACGGCACCGACACCAACACCGTCCCGCCCTGCCCCTCCGGGGACCCCGCCAAGTGCGTCGCCTCCAAGGACGTCGTCCTCGACGCCTCCGCCAACATCTCCGCTCGCCTGTACATTCCGGCCGCGGAGCCTGGCAAGAAGCTCCCCGTCGTCGTTTACTTCCACGGCGGCGGTTTCCTTGTCCAAACCCCGGCCTCCCCGTTCTACCACGCCTACACCGCGTCGCTCGCCGCCGCGGCGCCCGCCGTCGTCGTCTCCGTCAACTACCGCCTCGCTCCCGAGGACCGCCTCCCCGCCGCCTACGACGACGCCTTCGCCGCGCTTAAGGCGGTCGTCGCCTCGTGCCGCCCGGACGGCGTCGAGCCGTGGCTCGCGGCGCATGGCGACGCCTCCCGCGTCGTCCTCGCCGGCGACAGCGCCGGCGGCAACATCGCGCACAACACGGCCATAAGGCTGCGGAAGGAACGCATCGAGGGCTACGGCGACGGTGTCAGCGGCGTCGCGCTCCTGCACTCCTACTTCTGGGGGACAGAGCAGGTGGGCGGGGAGCCCACGGATGCCGCCTACCGCGGCGAGTTTGAGCGATTGTGGGACGTCGCCTGCGGCAGCCAGTTCGGCCCCGACCACCCTTACATCAACCCGGCTACGTCGCCGGGGGAGTGGAGCCAGCTCGGGTGCGGCCGCGTGCTCGTCACCACGGCGGAGCTCTGCTGGTTCGTGGACAGGGCGCGCGCGTACGCGGAGGGGATCAAGGCGTGCGGATGGGACGGAGAGGTCGAGTTCCACGAGACCAAGGGCGAGGAGCATGTCTACTTCTTGTTTAAGTCCGGCTGCGACAATGCCGTCAAGGAGCTCGCCGTCGTGGCCGACTTCGTCGGGCGCTGTTGA
- the LOC125551186 gene encoding probable carboxylesterase 12 isoform X2 — MDPGSDIIEYERPGVVRVYKSGRVERFDGTDTNTVPPCPSGDPAKCVASKDVVLDASANISARLYIPAAEPGKKLPVVVYFHGGGFLVQTPASPFYHAYTASLAAAAPAVVVSVNYRLAPEDRLPAAYDDAFAALKAVVASCRPDGVEPWLAAHGDASRVVLAGDSAGGNIAHNTAIRLRKERIEGYGDGVSGVALLHSYFWGTEQVGGEPTDAAYRGEFERLWDVACGSQFGPDHPYINPATSPGEWSQLGCGRVLVTTAELCWFVDRARAYAEGIKACGWDGEVEFHETKGEEHVYFLFKSGCDNAVKELAVVADFVGRC; from the coding sequence ATGGACCCTGGCTCCGACATCATCGAGTACGAGAGGCCCGGCGTCGTGCGCGTGTACAAGAGCGGCCGCGTCGAGCGCTTCGACGGCACCGACACCAACACCGTCCCGCCCTGCCCCTCCGGGGACCCCGCCAAGTGCGTCGCCTCCAAGGACGTCGTCCTCGACGCCTCCGCCAACATCTCCGCTCGCCTGTACATTCCGGCCGCGGAGCCTGGCAAGAAGCTCCCCGTCGTCGTTTACTTCCACGGCGGCGGTTTCCTTGTCCAAACCCCGGCCTCCCCGTTCTACCACGCCTACACCGCGTCGCTCGCCGCCGCGGCGCCCGCCGTCGTCGTCTCCGTCAACTACCGCCTCGCTCCCGAGGACCGCCTCCCCGCCGCCTACGACGACGCCTTCGCCGCGCTTAAGGCGGTCGTCGCCTCGTGCCGCCCGGACGGCGTCGAGCCGTGGCTCGCGGCGCATGGCGACGCCTCCCGCGTCGTCCTCGCCGGCGACAGCGCCGGCGGCAACATCGCGCACAACACGGCCATAAGGCTGCGGAAGGAACGCATCGAGGGCTACGGCGACGGTGTCAGCGGCGTCGCGCTCCTGCACTCCTACTTCTGGGGGACAGAGCAGGTGGGCGGGGAGCCCACGGATGCCGCCTACCGCGGCGAGTTTGAGCGATTGTGGGACGTCGCCTGCGGCAGCCAGTTCGGCCCCGACCACCCTTACATCAACCCGGCTACGTCGCCGGGGGAGTGGAGCCAGCTCGGGTGCGGCCGCGTGCTCGTCACCACGGCGGAGCTCTGCTGGTTCGTGGACAGGGCGCGCGCGTACGCGGAGGGGATCAAGGCGTGCGGATGGGACGGAGAGGTCGAGTTCCACGAGACCAAGGGCGAGGAGCATGTCTACTTCTTGTTTAAGTCCGGCTGCGACAATGCCGTCAAGGAGCTCGCCGTCGTGGCCGACTTCGTCGGGCGCTGTTGA